In Carnobacterium sp. CP1, the following are encoded in one genomic region:
- a CDS encoding LacI family DNA-binding transcriptional regulator, which yields MTTIRDVAKLANVSTATVSRIINGKGEASPETIKRVNKVIKEVGYRPNSLAKSLSKRDSNLIALIIPTLNNPFFPELVEAIETAASKYGYNLYLCNSEDQRSKVEYFLDSIVDHYACGAIINSLHVNEEDLKRLEERGIPTITIDRTQFSHPYSAVGVNHKDGGYQAVSHLVKNNNCKKIVFLSGPDGEKSSLDRLEGYREALKENKIKDFEKIVYGNFETVSGYEAINELIKNGCIFDAIFSSNDAMAFGAIRACIDAGLKIPEQVKIIGYDNVLLSSYFYPKLTTVSQHKSRIGELTIKELDRLINEPNSKPKKYNLSPDLIVRESSNNRSVKNE from the coding sequence ATGACAACAATACGCGATGTAGCAAAGTTAGCAAATGTTTCTACTGCTACTGTTTCTAGAATCATTAATGGAAAGGGAGAAGCAAGCCCTGAAACTATTAAACGTGTAAATAAGGTAATAAAAGAAGTAGGCTATAGACCTAATTCATTAGCTAAAAGCTTATCAAAGCGAGATTCAAATTTGATAGCTTTAATAATACCCACTTTAAATAATCCTTTTTTTCCAGAATTAGTTGAAGCAATTGAAACCGCAGCTAGTAAATATGGATACAACTTATATCTTTGTAATAGTGAAGACCAACGATCAAAAGTTGAGTACTTTCTCGATTCAATCGTAGATCATTATGCATGTGGAGCAATTATTAATTCGTTACATGTCAATGAAGAGGATTTAAAACGTTTAGAAGAACGGGGGATCCCCACAATTACAATCGATAGAACACAATTTTCACATCCTTATTCTGCCGTTGGAGTAAACCATAAAGATGGCGGATACCAAGCTGTTTCTCATTTAGTTAAAAACAATAACTGTAAGAAAATCGTTTTTTTGTCGGGACCAGATGGTGAAAAAAGCTCTTTAGATCGTTTAGAGGGTTACAGAGAGGCTTTAAAGGAAAATAAAATAAAAGATTTTGAAAAAATTGTTTATGGCAATTTTGAAACGGTTAGTGGATATGAAGCAATTAATGAATTAATTAAAAATGGTTGTATTTTTGATGCCATTTTTAGTTCTAATGACGCAATGGCATTTGGTGCTATTAGAGCATGTATCGATGCAGGCTTAAAAATACCAGAACAAGTAAAAATCATTGGATATGATAATGTTTTGCTTTCAAGTTATTTTTATCCCAAATTAACTACTGTTAGTCAGCATAAATCACGTATTGGAGAACTTACGATTAAAGAATTGGACCGTTTGATAAACGAACCAAACAGTAAGCCCAAAAAATATAATCTTTCTCCTGATTTAATAGTCAGAGAGTCATCAAATAATAGGAGTGTAAAAAATGAATAA
- the trpC gene encoding indole-3-glycerol phosphate synthase TrpC — MILDKISAATKHRVARAKEKLALEDLKKQAFALPIEQDFPFETALAASNMSFICEVKKASPSKGVIAVDFPYQTIAQSYEAAGAAALSVLTEPDFFQGENKFLSKIKRTTSIPILRKDFIVDEYQIYESKVIGADAILLIAALLETEELKRYQELAHTLGMSALVEVHSQSELKKSLSINPRIIGVNNRNLKTFEVDIQNAVLLRNQVPQNILFIAESGIKTRADISLLEEKAVNGVLIGETLMQATDKQAKLAELRGVLSV, encoded by the coding sequence ATGATACTCGATAAAATCTCAGCCGCAACCAAACACCGAGTGGCACGCGCAAAAGAAAAACTCGCTTTAGAAGATTTAAAAAAACAAGCCTTTGCATTGCCTATTGAACAAGATTTTCCTTTTGAAACAGCTTTAGCAGCATCAAATATGAGTTTCATTTGTGAAGTAAAAAAAGCTTCACCATCAAAAGGTGTGATCGCAGTGGATTTTCCATATCAAACGATTGCTCAATCCTATGAAGCTGCTGGAGCAGCTGCGCTATCGGTATTGACTGAACCGGATTTTTTCCAAGGTGAAAATAAATTTTTATCTAAAATCAAACGGACTACTTCGATTCCGATTTTAAGAAAAGACTTTATCGTCGACGAGTACCAAATTTATGAATCCAAAGTTATTGGTGCTGATGCCATTCTGTTGATCGCTGCTTTATTGGAAACTGAAGAACTGAAACGGTATCAAGAGTTGGCACACACTCTAGGAATGTCAGCCTTGGTAGAAGTTCATTCTCAGTCAGAACTCAAAAAATCCTTATCCATAAATCCACGCATCATCGGCGTCAACAACCGAAACTTGAAGACATTTGAAGTCGATATCCAAAATGCTGTTCTGCTTCGAAATCAGGTGCCCCAAAATATCCTTTTTATAGCGGAAAGCGGAATTAAAACGCGAGCAGACATATCCCTGTTAGAAGAAAAGGCCGTAAATGGTGTTCTAATTGGCGAAACATTGATGCAAGCAACAGATAAACAAGCGAAATTAGCAGAATTACGTGGTGTCTTGAGTGTCTAA
- a CDS encoding iron-containing alcohol dehydrogenase family protein: MSLVVRTGPQEYECGIGVLDSLTSKLKARGIRKAVIVHGTNSWKRAETYLSHLINSEITLEFVAFNGECTYEEVNRIVERLKETHAEAIIGVGGGKLMDTVKYAAEKITGVQSILIPTLASNCAPWTPLSVMYTADGVCLGFDIHTKQVALLAIEPSLLLDAPVNYFVAGVADTLAKWYESDVILSRPEHQTNALLLISRAAALNCRDTIVNYGQQAVADIQTHSLTPAFIQVCETIIAVSGLVGGLGDEYARTTIAHAVHDKLTIFPETHVFLHGEKVAYGIMVQLAFEEKWVEVARLAVFYESLQLPKTLTDLNLSRLTDDQLAAFTASVALDNNLIQSGYEAAKEDIQKAIHSLEDYLGIKVVSETKMGESL, translated from the coding sequence ATGTCATTAGTTGTAAGAACAGGTCCACAAGAATATGAATGCGGAATCGGCGTTTTAGATTCCTTAACAAGCAAATTAAAAGCACGAGGTATTCGTAAAGCTGTGATCGTTCATGGAACAAACTCTTGGAAAAGAGCAGAAACGTATTTATCCCATCTGATCAACAGTGAGATCACATTAGAATTTGTAGCATTCAATGGGGAATGTACCTATGAAGAAGTGAATCGAATCGTGGAACGGCTAAAAGAAACCCACGCAGAGGCAATTATTGGAGTAGGTGGCGGTAAGCTGATGGATACCGTCAAATATGCTGCAGAAAAAATTACTGGGGTTCAATCGATTTTGATTCCGACGTTAGCCAGCAACTGTGCCCCATGGACGCCCTTAAGCGTGATGTATACAGCAGATGGCGTTTGCTTAGGGTTTGATATTCACACGAAACAAGTAGCCTTATTGGCTATTGAACCGAGTTTGTTACTAGATGCACCGGTCAATTACTTTGTGGCCGGAGTAGCGGATACCTTGGCTAAATGGTATGAATCGGATGTCATCTTGTCTCGACCAGAGCACCAAACAAATGCATTGCTGCTGATTTCTCGTGCTGCAGCGTTAAATTGCAGAGATACCATCGTCAACTATGGCCAGCAAGCTGTTGCAGATATTCAAACTCACTCGCTTACTCCAGCCTTTATCCAAGTGTGTGAAACCATTATTGCGGTCAGCGGTTTGGTCGGAGGCTTGGGAGATGAATACGCACGTACGACGATTGCTCATGCGGTTCACGATAAACTAACTATTTTTCCTGAAACTCATGTCTTTTTACACGGCGAAAAAGTCGCTTACGGGATTATGGTTCAGTTAGCGTTTGAAGAAAAATGGGTAGAAGTAGCTCGATTAGCTGTTTTTTATGAATCGCTGCAGTTGCCAAAAACCTTAACCGATTTGAACTTAAGTCGTTTGACGGACGATCAATTAGCGGCATTTACGGCTAGCGTAGCCTTAGACAATAACCTTATTCAATCTGGTTACGAGGCAGCAAAAGAAGACATCCAAAAAGCCATTCATTCTTTAGAAGATTATTTAGGGATAAAAGTAGTTAGTGAAACTAAAATGGGGGAATCTTTATGA
- a CDS encoding PTS transporter subunit IIC: MFDALNAGFNFFIGLGAPAMMFIVITLLSLVFKVSFSKSIEGGLRMAIALTGMGAIISLLTGAFGPALNSFVESTGVSLSITDLGWAPLAVITWGSMYTLYFAFICIIMNLILLFTSLTQTLNVDLFNIWNISIIGLIILEYSNNNIFITSIFVVFIYALMLINADVMKPTINELLDYEETNITTTAHPSLLVAPIVMVFNKLIDICIPFIDKYDFNAEILNKKIGFWGSKFAIGVYLGLFIGLLGQQSPQEIFTLAFTAGVALELFAYVGGWFGPAIEPLSDGVTTLMSKRLRGRKLFIAIDWPILASRAEVWAVANILAPILLIIAMVLPGNQVLPLGGILLTVLTPALLIVTKGKVIRMTIIGTIMIPLFLWAATLIGNFLTSASIAMNNFPAGLSEGQLFSSVDSDPLEKMLAVLLGKAVDTMDLSLILLSVAALAAYILMFVWYFKQMKKDNLKAAELNKSSFTKQKAVNVSE, from the coding sequence ATGTTTGATGCACTAAATGCAGGATTTAACTTTTTCATTGGATTAGGCGCACCTGCTATGATGTTTATTGTTATTACGTTACTATCGTTAGTATTTAAAGTTTCTTTTTCAAAATCAATTGAAGGCGGTCTCAGAATGGCCATTGCATTAACCGGTATGGGCGCTATTATATCCTTACTAACCGGTGCGTTTGGACCAGCTTTAAATAGCTTTGTTGAATCTACTGGTGTCTCTTTGTCTATAACCGATTTAGGGTGGGCACCTCTAGCTGTGATTACATGGGGATCTATGTATACCCTATATTTTGCGTTCATTTGTATCATTATGAATTTAATTCTATTGTTTACGTCCCTTACTCAAACCCTAAATGTTGATTTATTTAATATTTGGAATATATCTATTATAGGATTGATTATTTTAGAATACTCTAATAACAACATTTTTATAACTTCCATTTTTGTAGTCTTTATCTATGCCCTTATGTTGATCAATGCGGATGTCATGAAACCGACAATCAACGAATTACTAGACTACGAAGAAACAAATATCACTACGACAGCGCATCCATCTTTACTAGTAGCTCCTATCGTAATGGTCTTTAATAAATTAATTGATATCTGTATTCCTTTTATCGATAAATATGATTTTAATGCTGAAATTTTAAATAAAAAAATTGGTTTTTGGGGCAGTAAATTTGCCATTGGTGTTTATTTAGGCCTGTTTATTGGCTTATTAGGACAACAAAGTCCTCAAGAAATCTTCACTCTAGCGTTTACTGCAGGAGTTGCTTTGGAACTGTTTGCTTATGTTGGCGGTTGGTTCGGTCCTGCTATTGAACCATTATCAGATGGAGTTACTACTTTAATGAGCAAACGTTTACGAGGCCGAAAATTATTTATCGCCATCGATTGGCCGATTCTTGCTTCAAGAGCCGAGGTATGGGCAGTAGCTAATATTTTAGCTCCTATTCTTTTAATTATCGCGATGGTTCTTCCAGGAAACCAAGTCCTTCCTTTAGGAGGAATTTTATTAACGGTCCTAACCCCTGCCTTGTTGATTGTTACTAAAGGAAAAGTAATCCGTATGACCATTATTGGTACGATCATGATTCCATTATTCTTATGGGCAGCCACTCTTATAGGAAATTTCCTTACATCAGCATCTATTGCGATGAATAACTTCCCTGCTGGTTTATCAGAAGGACAGTTATTTAGTTCTGTCGATTCGGATCCTTTAGAAAAAATGTTAGCTGTATTATTAGGGAAAGCGGTCGACACTATGGATCTATCCTTAATCTTGTTATCTGTAGCAGCATTAGCGGCTTATATTTTAATGTTCGTGTGGTACTTTAAACAAATGAAAAAAGATAATTTAAAAGCTGCTGAATTGAACAAATCTTCTTTTACAAAACAAAAAGCTGTTAATGTAAGTGAATAG
- the rpe gene encoding ribulose-phosphate 3-epimerase — translation MNKLGPSLMCTDLGNVEQDIKELDNAAVDFYHIDVMDGVFVPNFGLNPDFVKRVREITEKPLDVHLMVTDPSRYIDTFAEAGADMISIHAEATSNLQGDLARIQAHGLKAGVAINPATSLDVLEYVYDVTDYVVVMTVNPGFAGQKFIPATYDKIQELSDQIKKRGLQIEIQVDGNIGENTIPKCKDNGATMYIGGSSAVYNSTGTLKENVQKTKQLLA, via the coding sequence ATGAATAAACTAGGACCATCATTAATGTGCACGGATTTGGGAAATGTAGAACAAGATATTAAAGAATTAGACAATGCAGCAGTGGATTTTTATCACATTGATGTTATGGATGGGGTTTTTGTTCCGAATTTTGGTCTTAACCCCGACTTTGTTAAAAGAGTTCGGGAAATAACTGAAAAACCACTTGATGTACATTTAATGGTGACAGACCCAAGTCGCTATATCGATACATTTGCAGAAGCAGGTGCAGATATGATTTCTATACATGCTGAAGCAACATCTAATTTACAAGGCGACTTAGCAAGAATCCAAGCACATGGTTTGAAAGCAGGGGTAGCCATCAATCCTGCTACTTCACTGGATGTATTGGAATACGTCTATGACGTAACCGATTACGTAGTTGTGATGACGGTAAATCCAGGGTTTGCAGGTCAAAAATTTATACCGGCTACCTATGATAAAATCCAGGAGCTTAGTGATCAAATAAAAAAACGCGGGCTGCAAATTGAAATACAAGTAGATGGAAATATTGGAGAGAATACGATTCCTAAATGTAAGGATAATGGAGCAACGATGTACATCGGCGGATCAAGTGCGGTATACAATAGCACAGGAACACTTAAAGAAAATGTCCAAAAGACAAAACAATTATTAGCGTAG
- the trpD gene encoding anthranilate phosphoribosyltransferase, whose product MALKQLKTPETMTSPIKNAGIKTAISELMNGEHLSYERTTEAMAEIMDGKATNAQISAYLTALRLKGETVEEITASASVMRNYSEKVHSLANTLDIVGTGGDEAYTFNISTTSAFVIAAAGVPIAKHGNRSASSKSGSADVLEALGINIHLTALQSEKILEELGMCFMFAPTYHPAMKYAAPVRKEIGIRTLFNLLGPLANPAGARMQMLGVYNTQLVKPLAEVLKNLGMEKAMVFCGNDGLDEITLTTTTEVSEIRNGTIRHFQFDPAEYGFDYCHKEELTGGGPEENARITLAVLSGETGAKRDTVICNAGLSIYLAKDNLSIMEAILQAADLIDSGQALAKMEQFKQLSNEVNK is encoded by the coding sequence ATGGCTCTCAAACAACTAAAGACTCCTGAGACAATGACTTCCCCAATAAAGAATGCAGGTATTAAAACAGCCATTTCTGAATTAATGAATGGCGAGCACTTGAGCTACGAACGAACTACAGAAGCAATGGCAGAAATCATGGATGGCAAAGCGACGAACGCTCAAATTTCCGCTTACCTCACGGCTTTGCGTCTGAAAGGTGAAACCGTAGAAGAAATCACGGCTTCAGCTTCAGTAATGAGAAACTATTCTGAAAAAGTTCATTCTTTGGCAAATACTCTTGATATCGTAGGTACAGGAGGCGACGAAGCTTATACCTTCAACATTTCTACTACTTCTGCTTTTGTGATTGCTGCAGCTGGGGTCCCTATAGCGAAACATGGAAATCGCAGTGCTTCCAGCAAAAGCGGCAGTGCAGATGTGCTTGAAGCATTGGGCATCAATATCCATCTAACGGCTTTGCAGAGCGAAAAAATATTAGAAGAGTTAGGCATGTGCTTTATGTTCGCTCCCACCTATCATCCGGCAATGAAATATGCTGCTCCTGTGCGCAAAGAAATTGGAATCAGAACTCTTTTCAATTTGCTCGGACCTTTGGCAAATCCTGCGGGTGCTCGAATGCAAATGCTGGGAGTATACAATACACAATTGGTAAAACCTTTAGCCGAAGTGCTTAAAAATTTGGGAATGGAAAAAGCGATGGTTTTCTGCGGAAATGACGGATTAGACGAAATCACGCTGACGACCACCACAGAAGTTTCTGAAATCCGAAACGGCACTATCCGCCATTTCCAGTTTGATCCTGCAGAATATGGATTTGACTATTGCCATAAAGAAGAGTTGACTGGCGGCGGTCCTGAAGAAAATGCCCGCATTACATTAGCAGTTCTTTCTGGAGAAACAGGAGCCAAACGAGACACCGTTATCTGCAATGCCGGGCTCTCTATTTACTTAGCTAAAGATAATCTTTCCATTATGGAAGCTATCTTGCAAGCTGCAGACTTGATCGACAGCGGACAAGCTTTAGCAAAAATGGAGCAATTCAAACAACTTTCAAATGAGGTGAATAAATAA
- a CDS encoding phosphoribosylanthranilate isomerase, with the protein MSKTKVKICGIRRLEDSAILNETLPDFAGFVFAKSPRRITFQEAEILRRHLDRRIQTVGVFVNEPVESILQLVNEQVIDLIQLHGDEDDQYLKELAQQTDAKIIKAVRVSSESNLNRSYAADYLLYDAYHGNKMGGTGKTFNWEMLRDKKEDYFLAGGLNPQNIKQAIQQLHPYAVDISSGVETDGYKDRNKIIQLLSNIQEVTA; encoded by the coding sequence GTGTCTAAAACAAAAGTCAAAATCTGCGGCATCCGCCGTTTGGAAGATAGTGCTATTTTAAATGAAACTTTGCCCGATTTTGCTGGCTTTGTATTTGCAAAAAGCCCTCGGAGAATCACTTTTCAAGAAGCAGAAATTCTCCGTCGCCATCTGGACCGTCGGATACAAACGGTGGGCGTTTTTGTGAATGAACCCGTCGAATCGATTTTGCAGCTAGTGAATGAACAAGTCATCGATTTGATTCAGCTGCATGGGGATGAAGACGACCAGTACTTAAAAGAATTGGCACAACAGACAGATGCAAAAATCATCAAAGCCGTTCGAGTCTCTTCTGAATCCAATCTGAATCGGTCCTATGCAGCTGACTACTTGCTTTATGATGCCTATCACGGAAACAAGATGGGCGGAACAGGAAAAACGTTCAACTGGGAAATGTTGAGAGATAAAAAAGAAGACTATTTTTTAGCAGGCGGCTTGAACCCTCAAAACATCAAGCAAGCCATTCAACAGCTGCATCCTTATGCCGTTGATATTTCCAGCGGTGTTGAAACCGATGGATACAAAGACAGAAATAAGATTATTCAATTGTTATCAAATATACAGGAGGTTACAGCATGA
- a CDS encoding aminotransferase class I/II-fold pyridoxal phosphate-dependent enzyme, with protein sequence MTFEPSDALKRLPNQFFTRLRSKAAKLIEQGYDVIDLGIGNPDLPTPAFIVDELKAAADNPVNDRYGPYRGYDYLREAVAAYYWREYGVEVDPETEVAVLHGSKAGIVSISQCLLNPGDTVLLPNPAYPDYLSGIALADAEIASLPLLAENNFLPEYGLVGPTIAAKAKLLFLNYPNNPTAATATAEFFADTVAFAQKNQICVAHDFAYGTIGFDGEKPLSFLQTPGAKEVGIEFFTLSKSHNMAGWRIGFAVGNTSVIESLNVMQDHTNVSLYGGIQQAAAKALRGDQTTVKELTAIYEKRRNLFLAELEQTGLEIQKPKGSFYVWIKAPDGFTSAEFFDVLLNEAHVIVATGDGFGTLGEGYVRVGLSQADDQILEAAKRIAQLTLFKAPIAEKTLVRRTLS encoded by the coding sequence ATCACATTTGAGCCGTCAGATGCGTTAAAGCGGCTTCCAAATCAGTTCTTTACTCGTTTGCGTTCAAAAGCCGCTAAACTTATCGAACAAGGATACGACGTGATCGACTTAGGCATCGGAAATCCTGATTTGCCAACGCCAGCTTTTATCGTTGATGAGTTAAAAGCAGCAGCGGATAATCCAGTGAACGATCGGTACGGACCCTATCGAGGGTATGACTATTTAAGAGAAGCTGTTGCAGCATATTACTGGCGCGAATACGGAGTTGAGGTAGATCCTGAAACCGAAGTAGCCGTATTGCATGGGTCAAAAGCGGGAATTGTGAGCATTAGTCAGTGTTTGCTGAATCCTGGAGATACAGTCTTATTGCCAAACCCTGCTTATCCAGATTACTTATCGGGTATTGCTTTAGCAGATGCTGAAATTGCTTCACTGCCGTTATTAGCTGAAAACAATTTTTTACCTGAATACGGTTTAGTCGGTCCAACGATTGCTGCCAAAGCGAAATTGTTGTTTCTAAATTACCCGAATAACCCAACAGCCGCCACAGCGACTGCAGAATTTTTCGCAGATACTGTTGCCTTTGCCCAAAAGAATCAGATTTGTGTGGCACATGATTTTGCTTATGGGACGATCGGGTTTGATGGCGAAAAACCCTTAAGTTTTTTACAGACGCCTGGAGCAAAAGAAGTCGGGATCGAGTTTTTCACTTTATCGAAATCACACAATATGGCTGGATGGCGCATTGGATTTGCCGTCGGAAATACATCGGTTATCGAAAGTTTGAATGTGATGCAAGACCATACGAATGTCAGTTTATATGGAGGAATCCAGCAAGCAGCGGCCAAAGCCTTAAGGGGAGACCAAACCACAGTAAAAGAATTAACCGCTATTTACGAAAAACGCAGAAACCTATTTCTCGCTGAATTGGAACAGACTGGATTAGAAATTCAAAAGCCCAAAGGTTCTTTTTATGTATGGATAAAGGCACCAGACGGATTTACATCAGCAGAATTTTTTGATGTCTTGCTAAATGAAGCGCATGTGATCGTGGCAACTGGGGATGGGTTCGGGACGTTGGGTGAAGGATATGTTCGTGTAGGGCTGTCACAAGCAGATGACCAAATCCTCGAAGCAGCAAAAAGAATCGCTCAGTTAACTCTATTTAAAGCACCAATAGCAGAAAAAACACTTGTTAGGAGGACACTATCATGA
- the trpB gene encoding tryptophan synthase subunit beta yields the protein MKNYFGKHGGQFIPETVMNAIAELETAYDFYKEDADFNAELNHLLATYAGRPSLLYYAEKMTKKLGGAKIYLKREDLNHTGAHKINNVLGQVLLAKKMGKTRIIAETGAGQHGVATATAAALIDMECVVYMGEEDTQRQALNVFRMELLGTTVIPVTTGTRTLKDAVNEAMKDWTSNFEDSHYAIGSVMGPHPFPTMVRDFQKVIGEETKVQILERENKLPDMVMACIGGGSNAIGMFYDFIEDEDVQLIGCEAAGRGIDTKETAATLAVGTQGIFHGMSSYFCQDSYGQIAPVHSISAGLDYPGVGPEHANLHDIGRATYVSITDEEAVEAFGYLSRTEGIIPAIESSHAIAYAKKIAPEMDKDQVIVVCLSGRGDKDVAAIARYKGVDIHE from the coding sequence ATGAAAAACTATTTTGGAAAACACGGTGGGCAATTTATTCCAGAAACGGTGATGAATGCCATTGCGGAATTGGAAACAGCTTACGATTTTTATAAAGAGGATGCGGATTTTAACGCTGAGCTGAACCATTTGCTAGCCACTTATGCTGGGCGCCCTTCTCTTTTGTATTATGCTGAAAAAATGACAAAAAAACTTGGCGGTGCAAAAATTTATTTAAAAAGAGAAGATTTGAATCATACCGGCGCCCATAAAATCAATAATGTGCTTGGTCAGGTTTTGCTAGCAAAAAAAATGGGAAAAACCCGAATCATCGCTGAAACAGGCGCTGGCCAACATGGAGTAGCCACTGCTACTGCTGCAGCTCTGATAGATATGGAGTGCGTAGTTTACATGGGAGAAGAAGACACCCAAAGACAAGCATTGAATGTTTTCCGGATGGAACTGCTGGGCACGACAGTCATTCCAGTAACTACGGGTACGCGGACTTTAAAAGATGCCGTCAATGAAGCTATGAAAGACTGGACTTCTAATTTCGAAGATTCACACTATGCTATCGGTTCAGTGATGGGTCCTCACCCCTTCCCTACCATGGTAAGAGATTTCCAAAAAGTCATCGGCGAAGAAACAAAAGTCCAGATTCTGGAAAGAGAAAACAAACTTCCAGATATGGTCATGGCTTGTATCGGAGGCGGAAGCAACGCCATTGGAATGTTTTATGATTTTATAGAAGATGAAGATGTACAACTGATTGGCTGTGAAGCTGCCGGCCGCGGAATTGATACCAAAGAAACAGCCGCTACTCTCGCCGTTGGGACACAAGGTATTTTCCATGGCATGTCCTCTTATTTCTGCCAAGACAGTTATGGACAAATCGCTCCCGTTCATTCTATTTCTGCGGGTCTAGATTACCCAGGAGTTGGTCCTGAGCATGCTAATTTGCACGATATTGGCAGAGCGACCTATGTATCCATTACCGATGAAGAAGCGGTCGAAGCTTTTGGCTACTTATCGAGAACCGAAGGCATTATACCCGCAATCGAAAGCTCGCATGCCATTGCCTATGCTAAAAAAATCGCTCCCGAAATGGACAAAGATCAAGTGATCGTCGTCTGTTTATCCGGGCGAGGAGACAAAGACGTGGCTGCCATTGCACGTTACAAAGGAGTGGATATTCATGAGTAG
- a CDS encoding ribokinase: MNYDVVVLGSINMDVRVETNNYPEYSETVFANKIEMLPGGKGSNQAVSVAKQGKKLAFLGAVGQDSAGNQMLQNLENKGISTSNILQTDKAGTGTFVAIVDNSGENTMVGTMGANEKLLKEDIREVFSDIDAKILLLQMETSKESIIETMKIAKEKKMYTILDPAPADGYFEEALKYASLVTPNQQETEKITGIKVVDEETAFEAAKKIHAMGVPDVIVKMGNKGSLVYKNGEKILVDSIKVRAVDTVGAGDTFAGALAAALVDTDDLVEAVRFANIAAGIKVSRFGGQEAIPTREEVIAYQKEAITQ, translated from the coding sequence ATGAATTATGATGTAGTCGTACTTGGGAGTATCAACATGGATGTACGTGTGGAAACGAATAACTATCCTGAATATAGTGAAACTGTTTTCGCAAATAAAATAGAAATGCTGCCTGGAGGAAAAGGTTCAAACCAAGCCGTTAGCGTAGCGAAACAAGGGAAGAAATTAGCTTTTTTAGGTGCTGTTGGTCAAGATAGCGCGGGCAACCAAATGCTTCAAAACCTAGAAAATAAAGGTATTTCAACTAGCAATATTTTGCAAACAGATAAAGCAGGTACAGGAACTTTTGTAGCGATTGTTGATAACAGTGGTGAAAATACAATGGTTGGTACGATGGGCGCTAACGAAAAACTTCTAAAAGAAGACATAAGAGAAGTTTTTTCAGATATTGATGCTAAGATTTTATTATTGCAAATGGAAACGAGTAAAGAGTCTATTATTGAGACTATGAAAATTGCGAAAGAAAAAAAGATGTACACTATTTTAGATCCTGCTCCTGCAGATGGGTATTTTGAGGAAGCTCTTAAGTATGCAAGTTTGGTTACTCCTAACCAGCAAGAAACAGAAAAAATAACTGGAATCAAAGTAGTAGATGAAGAGACAGCATTTGAAGCAGCTAAAAAAATACATGCCATGGGAGTTCCTGATGTTATCGTTAAAATGGGGAACAAGGGCAGTTTAGTATACAAAAATGGAGAAAAGATTTTAGTTGATTCAATCAAAGTCAGGGCAGTTGATACGGTTGGAGCTGGAGACACTTTTGCTGGAGCACTAGCAGCCGCATTAGTTGATACAGATGATTTAGTAGAAGCTGTACGATTTGCAAACATAGCAGCTGGCATCAAAGTTTCTAGGTTCGGGGGACAAGAAGCTATACCGACTAGAGAAGAAGTTATAGCATACCAAAAAGAAGCTATAACACAATAA